The following proteins come from a genomic window of Flavobacteriaceae bacterium MAR_2010_188:
- a CDS encoding D-serine deaminase, pyridoxal phosphate-dependent, with protein MDWFTINNIDEIDSPSLVLYEDHLLSNLKMMIELVDGNTSRLMPHIKTNKMPEVIKRMIAFGIKKFKASTIVEAEMASQEGAEEVLIAHQLVGPKIGRFIDLIKKFPDTKFSTLVDNISSAEKLNNAVKNENLSINIFIDINSGMDRSGIKIGKELDELINSIRKFNNLKFRGLHVYDGHFRDIDFSVRNEKIEAEFIPIDKYYSKLKTDFPEIILICGGTPTFTSHILKNDRIASPGTCVFWDWSYDEKLTEQQFNFAVLIVTRVISKPTDGIITIDLGHKSVASENPIDKRIKFLNLTDYELLSQSEEHGVLRVKDSEAINVGDVFFAVPYHICPTVNLHEYVSVIQNHKKISQWQICRAR; from the coding sequence ATGGATTGGTTCACTATAAATAATATCGATGAAATTGATTCGCCTTCACTCGTTTTGTATGAAGATCATCTCCTGTCGAATCTTAAAATGATGATCGAGTTGGTAGATGGTAATACGTCTCGTTTGATGCCTCATATTAAAACCAATAAAATGCCAGAAGTAATTAAAAGAATGATTGCTTTCGGTATCAAAAAATTTAAAGCATCTACAATTGTTGAAGCCGAAATGGCCTCTCAAGAAGGTGCGGAAGAAGTTTTGATTGCACATCAATTGGTAGGTCCAAAAATTGGAAGATTTATCGATTTGATAAAGAAATTTCCCGATACCAAATTTTCAACTTTAGTAGATAATATTTCTTCCGCAGAGAAATTAAACAACGCAGTAAAAAATGAAAATTTAAGTATTAATATATTCATCGACATTAATAGCGGGATGGACAGATCCGGCATAAAAATCGGCAAAGAATTAGATGAATTAATTAATTCGATAAGGAAATTTAATAATCTAAAATTTAGAGGTTTACATGTTTACGACGGGCATTTTCGTGATATTGATTTTTCAGTAAGAAATGAAAAAATTGAAGCTGAATTTATTCCGATTGACAAGTACTATTCAAAGTTAAAAACGGATTTCCCGGAAATCATTTTAATATGTGGAGGCACTCCAACTTTTACTTCTCATATTCTTAAAAATGACAGAATCGCGAGCCCGGGCACTTGCGTTTTTTGGGATTGGAGTTATGATGAAAAACTTACGGAACAGCAATTTAACTTTGCGGTATTAATCGTTACCCGAGTAATTTCAAAACCTACTGATGGCATTATTACCATCGACTTAGGACATAAATCAGTGGCCTCCGAAAATCCTATTGACAAAAGAATTAAATTTTTAAATCTTACGGATTACGAACTTTTATCGCAAAGTGAGGAGCATGGCGTTTTAAGAGTGAAAGATTCTGAAGCTATAAATGTTGGAGATGTTTTCTTTGCCGTGCCTTATCATATATGCCCAACCGTTAATCTTCACGAATATGTTTCAGTAATCCAAAATCATAAAAAGATAAGCCAGTGGCAAATCTGTCGCGCTCGCTAA
- a CDS encoding xanthine dehydrogenase, molybdenum binding subunit apoprotein: MEDIKNIIGKKKNRVDGDKKISGRANYTADHHLENSKHGYIINATIAKGKIAKIHTETALEVEGVIEVFTHLNIKDRVKLNDDYSDPLAPPGEPFKPLHDEIIKFNHQPIAMVVADTFEIARYAAGLVTVEYIKVEQPTTELKDNLDKATDKDIQAPPPSRGKAEKKFEEAKVILEAEYHIPREYHNPMEPHATLAIWHEDDEAFIIYDKIQGVASSQGYIAGIFGLKSKKVKVLSPFVGGGFGSGLRPQYQLFFAALASKILVEPVKVSMTRQQMFSFGHRPASIQNLKLGSDKDGKLVAIKHESICETSKFESFNESISDWSGLMYECEDVELDYKLVPLDNYTPMDMRGPGGVSGMFALECAMDELAGKIGIDPLDLRLINYAEKDQNEDKPFSSKELRKCYTTAATEFGWDNRKPEPRSTKEGHQLVGHGMATGVWEAMQKPSSAKAELTSEGELIVSSATADIGTGTYTVMAQIAAESFGQKFEDVTFKLGDTDLPEAPIEGGSYTVSSVGSAVKLVCAELQKELLKVAKKSFPEEFKDNKFEDVSFYDGEIISKAGTSKSFKEVMSASDKESIFAKADAKPDKKRKKHSCYAHSCVMVEVNVDEDLGMVSVTRVVSAVAAGKIINPKTAESQILGGITWGIGMALEEEGMMDNRYGRLMNANLAEYHVAIQADVKDHKVIFVEEEDDIVNPLGAKGVGEIGLVGVAAAIANAIYNATGKIIRSLPITLDKLI, encoded by the coding sequence ATGGAAGACATAAAAAATATAATAGGTAAGAAGAAAAACCGGGTAGACGGTGATAAAAAGATTTCAGGGCGAGCAAATTATACCGCTGACCATCATCTTGAAAATTCAAAACACGGATATATAATTAATGCCACGATTGCTAAAGGAAAAATCGCAAAAATCCATACAGAAACGGCATTAGAGGTAGAAGGGGTGATAGAAGTTTTTACCCATTTAAATATTAAGGATCGCGTAAAATTAAATGACGATTATTCGGATCCATTAGCGCCTCCTGGAGAACCGTTTAAGCCTTTGCATGATGAAATTATAAAATTCAATCATCAACCAATTGCGATGGTAGTTGCAGACACATTTGAAATTGCAAGATATGCAGCAGGATTGGTGACTGTGGAATATATTAAAGTCGAACAGCCCACGACTGAGTTAAAGGATAATCTTGATAAGGCTACGGATAAAGATATACAAGCGCCACCACCTTCACGTGGAAAGGCCGAAAAGAAATTTGAAGAAGCGAAGGTTATATTAGAAGCAGAATATCACATACCTCGAGAATATCACAACCCAATGGAACCTCATGCTACCTTGGCAATTTGGCACGAAGACGATGAGGCTTTTATTATTTACGATAAGATTCAAGGGGTCGCTAGTAGTCAAGGATATATCGCTGGTATTTTCGGATTAAAATCTAAAAAGGTTAAAGTATTATCACCATTTGTTGGTGGCGGATTCGGTTCGGGTCTTAGACCTCAATATCAATTATTTTTTGCGGCATTGGCTTCAAAAATATTGGTAGAACCAGTAAAGGTTTCAATGACAAGACAGCAGATGTTCTCATTTGGACATAGGCCGGCAAGTATTCAAAATTTGAAACTTGGCTCTGATAAAGATGGAAAATTGGTGGCTATTAAGCATGAATCGATTTGTGAAACCTCAAAATTTGAAAGTTTTAATGAATCAATTTCAGACTGGAGCGGTTTAATGTATGAGTGTGAAGATGTAGAACTAGATTACAAACTTGTACCATTAGATAATTATACACCGATGGATATGCGTGGTCCGGGCGGAGTTTCTGGTATGTTCGCATTAGAATGTGCAATGGATGAATTGGCGGGTAAAATTGGGATTGATCCTTTAGACCTTCGATTAATTAACTACGCTGAAAAAGATCAGAACGAAGACAAACCATTTTCTAGTAAGGAATTACGTAAATGTTATACTACCGCTGCTACAGAATTTGGTTGGGATAATCGCAAACCAGAACCAAGATCTACCAAAGAAGGCCATCAATTAGTTGGTCATGGGATGGCTACAGGTGTATGGGAAGCGATGCAAAAACCTTCGTCGGCTAAAGCAGAATTAACCAGTGAAGGCGAATTAATTGTTAGTTCGGCCACAGCAGACATAGGAACAGGGACCTATACTGTTATGGCGCAAATTGCAGCTGAGAGTTTTGGCCAAAAGTTTGAAGATGTGACCTTTAAATTGGGCGATACCGATCTTCCGGAAGCTCCGATTGAAGGAGGCTCTTACACAGTCTCTTCAGTAGGTTCTGCGGTGAAATTGGTCTGTGCCGAGCTCCAAAAAGAACTTCTAAAAGTCGCTAAGAAATCCTTTCCAGAAGAGTTTAAGGATAATAAATTTGAAGATGTAAGTTTTTATGATGGCGAAATAATCAGCAAAGCCGGAACTTCCAAATCATTTAAGGAAGTCATGTCGGCATCAGATAAAGAATCCATTTTTGCAAAGGCCGATGCAAAACCAGATAAAAAGCGTAAAAAGCATTCTTGCTATGCACATTCTTGCGTAATGGTAGAGGTGAACGTTGATGAAGATTTAGGAATGGTTTCCGTAACCCGGGTCGTATCTGCTGTTGCAGCAGGAAAAATCATTAACCCGAAAACAGCTGAAAGTCAAATTTTAGGAGGAATAACTTGGGGAATAGGTATGGCGTTAGAGGAAGAAGGAATGATGGATAACCGTTATGGACGACTAATGAACGCCAATTTAGCAGAGTATCACGTAGCGATACAAGCAGATGTAAAAGACCACAAAGTTATTTTTGTTGAAGAGGAAGACGACATCGTTAATCCGCTAGGAGCAAAAGGAGTGGGCGAGATAGGTTTGGTCGGTGTTGCTGCGGCTATCGCGAATGCTATTTATAATGCTACTGGTAAAATAATTAGAAGCCTGCCAATCACTTTAGATAAATTGATTTAA
- a CDS encoding xanthine dehydrogenase YagS FAD-binding subunit — MNNFNLYRADSVDNAFKTKSHTENSKFIGGGTNLVDLMKYRVENPDTLIDINKLGLSDIEEIENEGLRLGATATNADTAYNDTVETDYPLLSEAILAGASTQLRNMATNGGNLLQRTRCYYFYDTSMACNKRDPGSGCAAVNGFNRIHAILGTSDDCIATHPSDMCVALAALDATINVTGPNGNRSIPILKFHRLPGDNPQIDTTLEDDEIITSIDLPKKGFSKNYGYLKVRDRPSYAFALVSAAVGLELEGDTIKDIRIALGGVAHKPWRDVSIEKEFIGKKAEPSTFKSIAEKLLQGAKGFGDNDFKIQLAKNTIVRALTEASEK, encoded by the coding sequence ATGAACAATTTCAATTTATATAGAGCGGATTCTGTTGATAACGCTTTCAAAACAAAATCACATACTGAAAATTCCAAGTTTATTGGTGGTGGCACCAATCTGGTTGATTTAATGAAGTATCGAGTGGAGAATCCAGATACACTAATCGATATAAACAAACTGGGACTATCTGACATTGAAGAAATCGAGAATGAAGGTTTACGTCTGGGCGCAACTGCGACAAATGCTGATACAGCCTATAACGATACGGTAGAAACAGATTACCCTCTTTTATCTGAAGCGATTCTTGCAGGAGCCTCGACACAACTGCGAAATATGGCCACGAACGGAGGGAATCTTTTACAAAGAACAAGATGTTATTATTTTTATGATACGTCTATGGCTTGCAATAAGCGAGATCCAGGAAGTGGCTGTGCCGCGGTAAATGGTTTTAATAGAATCCATGCGATATTAGGAACTAGCGATGATTGTATTGCAACCCATCCTTCGGATATGTGTGTTGCGCTGGCAGCTTTAGATGCTACCATAAACGTTACGGGTCCAAATGGAAATAGAAGTATACCTATTCTTAAATTCCATCGTTTGCCAGGAGATAATCCACAAATCGATACAACCCTTGAAGATGATGAAATAATAACCTCTATAGACCTTCCAAAAAAAGGTTTCAGCAAAAACTATGGATATTTAAAGGTTAGAGACCGTCCTAGCTATGCATTTGCGCTTGTTTCTGCGGCGGTTGGTCTAGAACTCGAAGGTGATACCATCAAGGATATAAGGATTGCCTTAGGCGGGGTTGCTCACAAGCCATGGAGAGACGTAAGTATAGAAAAAGAATTTATAGGCAAAAAAGCTGAGCCTTCAACTTTTAAATCAATTGCAGAGAAATTGCTGCAAGGGGCAAAGGGTTTCGGAGATAATGATTTTAAGATTCAACTGGCAAAGAATACAATTGTACGTGCCTTAACTGAAGCATCAGAAAAATAA
- a CDS encoding xanthine dehydrogenase YagT iron-sulfur-binding subunit has translation MEFDKHPKKNTIHLNINGEQRELHISAWTTLLDALRDHLGFTGTKKGCDHGQCGACTVLVDGKNINSCLSLAMLNDGKEIVTIEGISNDTIGKKVQDLFVKEDAFQCGYCTSGQICSTVALQKMNIGNNDEEIRDLMSGNICRCGAYANIFKVVKEVRSNKSLGQKQTS, from the coding sequence ATGGAATTTGATAAACACCCAAAAAAGAATACGATTCATTTAAATATTAATGGAGAGCAGCGTGAACTTCATATTTCTGCATGGACAACGTTGTTAGATGCATTGAGAGACCATTTAGGTTTCACCGGAACAAAAAAAGGTTGTGACCATGGCCAATGTGGTGCTTGCACGGTTTTGGTAGACGGCAAAAATATTAATAGTTGCTTAAGTCTAGCAATGCTCAACGATGGCAAAGAAATAGTAACCATAGAAGGAATTTCTAACGATACAATTGGCAAAAAAGTCCAAGACTTGTTCGTTAAGGAAGATGCTTTTCAATGTGGTTATTGTACTTCTGGCCAAATCTGCTCAACGGTAGCCTTGCAAAAGATGAATATCGGCAACAATGATGAAGAAATAAGAGACTTAATGAGCGGGAACATCTGTAGATGCGGAGCGTATGCCAATATTTTTAAAGTGGTTAAAGAAGTCCGCTCTAATAAATCTTTAGGGCAGAAACAAACTTCATAA
- a CDS encoding NAD(P)-dependent dehydrogenase, short-chain alcohol dehydrogenase family, whose protein sequence is MLHINLTEKKILLTGASDGIGRGVAEFLIKMGAQVAIHYNTNIESAKQLVAKSENRSQAFQANLENEEEVLELFENVEKAFGRIDVIILNAGVFLKHSTEQDTYDWLSTWKKTLAINLTSVGILTKLGIDHFKEMGGGSFIYIGSRAVFRGETEEYLAYAASKGGLTSLARSVARSFGKQNIKSFIVAPGFTRTNMAEQFIEEYGEERVLNEISLNELTRPQDLAPLIGLMCGGFMDHATGSTIDVNAGSHIR, encoded by the coding sequence ATGCTTCATATAAACCTTACCGAGAAAAAAATCTTGCTCACCGGCGCTTCCGATGGAATTGGCCGAGGGGTTGCTGAATTCCTTATAAAAATGGGAGCTCAAGTAGCTATTCATTACAATACCAATATTGAATCTGCAAAACAGTTGGTCGCTAAAAGCGAAAATAGATCTCAAGCTTTTCAAGCTAATCTAGAAAACGAAGAAGAAGTTTTAGAGCTTTTTGAGAATGTTGAAAAAGCTTTCGGAAGGATTGATGTCATCATATTAAACGCCGGAGTTTTTTTAAAGCATTCTACTGAACAAGACACTTATGATTGGTTATCTACTTGGAAGAAAACCTTGGCAATCAACCTAACTTCGGTAGGGATTCTTACTAAGCTGGGAATTGATCATTTTAAGGAAATGGGTGGAGGCTCATTTATTTATATAGGCAGTCGCGCAGTCTTTAGAGGTGAAACCGAAGAATATCTTGCCTATGCTGCATCTAAAGGTGGTCTTACATCTTTGGCCAGGTCCGTAGCGCGTTCCTTCGGCAAGCAAAACATAAAATCGTTTATTGTTGCTCCCGGTTTTACCCGAACCAATATGGCAGAACAGTTTATCGAAGAATATGGTGAAGAAAGGGTTTTAAATGAAATATCTCTAAATGAACTTACCAGACCGCAGGATTTGGCGCCTCTAATTGGTTTAATGTGCGGCGGATTTATGGATCATGCTACGGGTTCTACTATTGATGTTAATGCCGGTAGTCATATCAGATAA
- a CDS encoding 3-oxoacyl-[acyl-carrier protein] reductase, with the protein MDLGLLGKNAFIGASSQGLGKSVAIELAREGANVVINGRDVDSLKATKKEIESQYKGKVLIAAGDLSNHNDRRQIIKTVLDEYGYLDILVTNTGGPPSGKFESLDQDKWYDTYELLLGSAVELIREFLPGMKNQEWGRIITITSQAVKQPVENLILSNSVRASVVGLMKTLASELGEYNITVNNVMPGYTKTNRLEKLIDANPNFKNAVNEIPLRRFGNPEEFAAAVTFLASSRASYITGSSLAVDGGWIKNIL; encoded by the coding sequence ATGGACTTAGGACTTCTAGGGAAAAATGCATTTATTGGAGCATCAAGCCAAGGACTTGGTAAAAGCGTGGCTATAGAATTGGCCAGAGAAGGAGCCAATGTCGTAATAAATGGCCGTGATGTAGATAGTCTTAAGGCAACCAAAAAAGAAATTGAATCTCAGTATAAAGGGAAAGTCTTAATCGCTGCCGGCGACCTTTCGAATCATAACGACAGAAGGCAAATCATAAAAACGGTTTTAGACGAGTATGGTTATTTGGATATTTTAGTAACCAATACCGGCGGACCACCATCAGGTAAATTTGAATCTTTAGACCAAGATAAATGGTACGACACTTACGAACTATTACTAGGTAGTGCAGTAGAGTTGATCAGAGAATTTTTGCCTGGTATGAAAAATCAAGAATGGGGCCGCATCATTACAATAACGTCTCAAGCGGTAAAACAACCTGTAGAAAATCTTATTCTTTCAAATTCTGTTAGAGCATCTGTAGTTGGGCTTATGAAGACCTTAGCTTCAGAACTCGGAGAATATAATATCACCGTTAACAATGTTATGCCAGGTTATACCAAAACCAACCGATTAGAAAAGTTGATTGATGCTAATCCAAATTTTAAAAATGCGGTAAATGAGATTCCTTTAAGACGTTTTGGTAATCCTGAAGAATTTGCGGCCGCGGTTACCTTCTTGGCTAGCTCAAGGGCTAGTTATATTACTGGTTCTTCATTGGCTGTAGATGGTGGATGGATTAAAAACATCTTATAA
- a CDS encoding Cupin domain-containing protein, which produces MVKKLNWDSIPVEHVTDKMQRQLVYGENVMVAKMKFKDGFKVPLHSHINEQVTNVLSGTIRFWFGKDREQTFDMTAGDIIVIPAHVPHEALMIGDVEEIDTWSPIREDWLDGTDNYLRDNS; this is translated from the coding sequence ATGGTTAAGAAGCTAAATTGGGACAGTATTCCTGTAGAACATGTTACTGATAAAATGCAGAGGCAGCTTGTCTACGGCGAGAATGTTATGGTAGCTAAAATGAAATTTAAGGATGGATTTAAAGTTCCGCTGCACAGCCATATAAACGAGCAAGTTACCAATGTACTTTCTGGTACAATTAGATTTTGGTTTGGGAAGGACAGAGAACAAACCTTTGATATGACTGCAGGTGATATAATTGTAATTCCCGCTCATGTTCCACACGAAGCACTTATGATTGGTGATGTAGAAGAAATTGATACTTGGTCCCCAATTCGTGAAGATTGGTTAGATGGTACCGACAATTATTTAAGGGATAATTCATAA
- a CDS encoding agmatine deiminase produces MRRLPAEFEMQDGILLSFPHNGRDWPGKFQAIQWAFVEFIKKIAESEKVFLVVSNNEHKEKVGVMLTRANINFDNLSYIIQKTNRSWMRDSGPIIVKNGKNREALNFNFNGWAKYKNFQLDKNVPKAVSDFLEIPLVNVTYKGKHVTLEGGAIDSNGKGTLLTSEECLLHPKVQVRNPDFTKEDYEAIFLEYFGVTNTIWLGDGIVGDDTHGHIDDLCRFVNEDTIVTVLEENKKNPNFRALQDNLVRLKNSKLENGSSPIIVTLPLPKEILFEDLSLPASYANFLILNKSVLVPSFNDPNDRIALNTIAELFPEKEIIGISAIDLIWGFGTLHCLSQQIPK; encoded by the coding sequence ATGAGAAGGCTTCCAGCAGAGTTCGAAATGCAAGATGGAATTTTGCTTTCTTTCCCGCATAATGGTCGCGATTGGCCAGGGAAATTTCAGGCTATCCAGTGGGCTTTTGTAGAATTCATCAAGAAAATTGCAGAGTCAGAGAAAGTTTTTCTAGTTGTAAGCAATAACGAACATAAGGAAAAAGTTGGTGTGATGCTGACTCGCGCAAACATTAATTTTGATAATCTTTCTTATATCATTCAGAAGACTAATCGTAGTTGGATGCGAGATTCTGGGCCCATTATTGTCAAGAATGGAAAGAATCGAGAAGCATTAAATTTCAACTTTAATGGTTGGGCCAAATACAAAAACTTTCAGCTAGATAAAAACGTCCCCAAGGCTGTTTCTGATTTTCTTGAAATTCCTTTGGTTAACGTAACTTATAAAGGTAAACATGTAACTTTAGAAGGCGGAGCAATCGACAGCAATGGTAAGGGAACCCTATTAACTTCTGAAGAATGTCTGCTTCATCCTAAAGTCCAAGTAAGAAATCCGGATTTTACCAAGGAAGATTACGAGGCGATTTTTCTAGAATATTTTGGCGTTACCAATACCATTTGGCTGGGTGACGGGATTGTGGGAGACGACACCCACGGACATATTGATGATCTTTGCCGATTCGTGAATGAAGATACTATTGTTACAGTGTTAGAAGAAAATAAGAAAAATCCAAATTTCAGGGCATTACAGGATAATCTTGTAAGATTGAAGAATTCTAAACTTGAAAATGGAAGCTCCCCTATAATTGTGACTTTACCTTTGCCGAAGGAAATTCTTTTTGAGGATTTGAGCTTACCTGCCAGTTACGCCAATTTCTTAATCTTGAACAAATCGGTTTTGGTTCCAAGCTTTAACGACCCGAATGATCGGATTGCTCTTAACACAATTGCAGAACTCTTTCCAGAAAAAGAAATTATAGGGATTAGCGCGATTGACTTAATTTGGGGATTTGGCACCCTTCATTGTCTTAGCCAGCAAATACCTAAATAG
- a CDS encoding N-carbamoylputrescine amidase: MSNKKYKVAVVQLNLNDKPENNLKKCLIWVRDAAEQGGEVICLPELYSSHYFCQSEDVENFSLAEPLYDVSFKAFSELAKELKVVIIVPFFEKRMAGIYHNSAYIIDTDGSEAGLYRKMHIPDDPHFYEKFYFTPGDLGFKSIPTQKGNVGTLICWDQWYPEAARITALKGAEILFYPTAIGWHPHEKIEYGPNQYGAWMNVMKGHAVANGVYVAAANRIGLEKYLPDTAGLEFWGASFIAGPQGEILAQASHDQEEILIAEVDLELQENVRQNWPFFRDRRIDAFGDITKRAIDR; this comes from the coding sequence ATGTCTAACAAAAAATATAAAGTTGCCGTTGTTCAACTCAACCTTAATGACAAACCTGAGAACAATTTAAAAAAGTGTTTAATCTGGGTAAGAGACGCAGCAGAGCAGGGAGGTGAAGTAATTTGTTTACCAGAATTATATAGCAGTCATTACTTCTGTCAAAGTGAAGATGTTGAGAATTTTTCGCTTGCAGAACCATTATATGATGTTTCCTTTAAGGCGTTTAGTGAGTTAGCAAAGGAATTGAAAGTTGTAATTATTGTTCCATTTTTTGAAAAAAGGATGGCGGGCATTTATCATAACAGTGCATATATCATCGATACTGATGGTTCAGAAGCAGGTTTATACAGAAAAATGCATATTCCTGATGATCCACATTTTTATGAAAAATTTTACTTTACTCCTGGTGATCTTGGTTTCAAATCAATTCCTACACAAAAAGGAAATGTTGGTACCTTAATTTGCTGGGACCAATGGTATCCAGAAGCTGCTCGGATAACCGCTTTAAAAGGGGCGGAAATTTTGTTTTATCCAACCGCAATCGGCTGGCACCCACATGAAAAAATTGAATACGGTCCAAACCAATACGGAGCTTGGATGAATGTTATGAAAGGTCACGCGGTTGCCAACGGTGTTTATGTTGCAGCAGCAAACAGAATCGGTTTAGAGAAATATTTACCAGATACCGCGGGTCTTGAGTTCTGGGGTGCCTCTTTTATAGCAGGACCTCAAGGTGAAATTCTTGCTCAAGCTTCCCACGACCAAGAAGAAATCCTAATCGCAGAAGTGGACCTTGAATTACAGGAAAATGTTCGCCAAAATTGGCCATTTTTTAGGGACAGGAGAATCGACGCTTTTGGCGATATAACTAAAAGAGCGATAGATCGATGA
- a CDS encoding NAD(P)-binding Rossmann-like domain-containing protein, with translation MEKEEVEVLIIGSGFGGSVAALRFAEAGHHVTILERGGWISRENFEADDDMFWQPDKGRYGMNEIKKRGRHIIPWVGAAVGGGSHVYAGTLKRRAFFDDFPGKISVEEMAPYYEKAERMMEAMKYPDYPPYNNLPSYCVFREAEKKLKKERPDLVEDQGDILLAISYAPPGKTPGENFVNKYGANQKYFDPEEQSLLGGEIDVKNTLDKNYLFVAKKYGAVIHDFREVYKIENLNGEKYLVHWKNPKEGSQEKGTIQCKILICAAGSIGSSELLLQNKNVFKTLPKLSDRLGEEYHSNGDYVTFILPKKGLALSWVGLIIGITGWIIGNLYIGIGGLLLYLIGWILSRKKSQPDKGTTNSDFIRFKHRDGSTQGAYLEGGRYPTMIKATIAVLISLTGKFRPEYYKPISNTINWMGKYVPIFELIERSWPIPILMMGRDDASGQFYLNDKFEAEIQYPFQDNKEYTNYLNSLGKMFAKTAKSYFIPNGIAALFKVIEVPHNIGGVPMGNNHLDGVVDTYGRVFNYNNLLVLDGSILPNSLGPNPVNTILAFTERSMDKVINQFNEDGSISTEKS, from the coding sequence ATGGAAAAAGAGGAAGTAGAAGTTTTAATTATTGGTTCGGGTTTCGGTGGTTCAGTGGCAGCTTTAAGGTTTGCAGAGGCTGGCCATCATGTCACAATTCTTGAAAGGGGCGGTTGGATAAGCCGCGAAAATTTTGAAGCAGATGATGATATGTTCTGGCAACCAGATAAAGGTCGCTATGGGATGAACGAAATAAAAAAACGTGGTAGGCATATCATTCCTTGGGTTGGCGCAGCGGTAGGGGGTGGATCTCATGTTTATGCAGGTACTCTTAAGCGTCGTGCTTTTTTTGATGATTTTCCTGGAAAAATTTCTGTGGAAGAAATGGCGCCATATTATGAAAAGGCCGAAAGGATGATGGAAGCTATGAAATATCCAGATTATCCTCCATATAACAATCTTCCTTCTTATTGTGTTTTCCGTGAAGCGGAGAAGAAATTAAAAAAGGAGAGGCCTGACCTGGTAGAGGATCAAGGTGATATACTTTTAGCTATTTCCTATGCACCCCCCGGCAAAACTCCAGGAGAAAATTTCGTTAATAAATACGGAGCAAATCAAAAATATTTTGACCCAGAAGAGCAATCATTGTTAGGAGGAGAAATCGATGTAAAGAACACCTTGGATAAAAATTATTTATTCGTTGCGAAAAAATATGGTGCTGTCATTCATGACTTTAGGGAGGTTTATAAAATAGAAAACCTCAATGGTGAAAAATATCTGGTTCATTGGAAAAATCCTAAAGAGGGTTCCCAAGAAAAGGGAACGATACAATGTAAGATTTTAATTTGTGCAGCTGGATCTATAGGAAGTTCAGAGTTATTGCTCCAAAATAAAAATGTTTTTAAAACATTGCCAAAGCTATCGGACAGGTTAGGAGAGGAATATCATTCTAATGGGGATTATGTAACATTTATCCTTCCAAAAAAGGGCCTTGCTCTTTCTTGGGTAGGACTAATCATTGGAATTACCGGATGGATTATAGGTAATTTATATATCGGTATTGGAGGCTTACTTCTGTACTTAATCGGATGGATCTTATCAAGAAAAAAATCTCAACCGGATAAAGGAACAACGAACAGTGATTTTATCCGATTTAAGCATCGAGACGGAAGCACACAAGGTGCGTATCTTGAAGGAGGCAGATATCCCACCATGATTAAAGCTACCATAGCAGTATTGATAAGTCTCACAGGAAAATTCAGACCTGAATATTACAAGCCAATCAGCAATACTATAAATTGGATGGGCAAATATGTTCCCATATTTGAACTGATAGAGCGATCTTGGCCAATACCGATTCTAATGATGGGTAGGGATGACGCTTCGGGACAATTTTATCTAAATGATAAATTTGAGGCAGAAATACAATATCCGTTTCAGGATAATAAAGAATACACCAACTATCTTAATTCTCTGGGAAAAATGTTTGCCAAAACCGCCAAGAGTTATTTTATTCCTAATGGCATTGCGGCGCTTTTTAAAGTGATAGAGGTTCCTCACAACATCGGGGGCGTCCCCATGGGAAATAATCATCTAGATGGGGTCGTCGATACGTACGGGAGGGTCTTTAATTATAATAACCTCTTAGTTCTAGATGGTTCAATTCTTCCTAATTCCTTAGGTCCAAATCCTGTGAATACAATTCTTGCGTTCACCGAAAGATCAATGGACAAAGTTATAAATCAATTTAATGAGGATGGGTCTATTTCAACGGAAAAAAGCTAA